One genomic segment of Culturomica massiliensis includes these proteins:
- a CDS encoding thioredoxin family protein: MKKKELLFFLLLGFSNIVLAQGITFEQGSFEEALTKAGTENKLLFVDVYTSWCGPCKKMAKEVFTRNEVGDYFNRHFINYKQDGEKGCGPELMKKYNIKAVPTFLFLDPQQNLVLTIKGFHTAKDFLKAASNVNFFRKYGGMAQVEIYKKGNGSVDFFKDYYEIAPEEEKPEILNHYLSAMTDQQLIDPESGSLIGKISLYNPQLFQRIAQNIAQLPPTAPLEYFPYYIQPFENKIGTFLEESIQQGKQAKFRELLKIKKILNRTKPVKNDIQYTLMTASDDLLNLWYDAHNKVNPEKFRKSLDQYMSTLIQANPTDSLQANCENIVFRIHHPDTSWMGQLLQSQINYQDLLIWTYRPISNLIVEWTAYYWRTSPSEKEVHKRCLSWLEYACKANPYNPETVVKAAPLLVRLKEKKAAGTYVRKVLGSLQAIGYDNEKDLRELQSILDDIENDKL; encoded by the coding sequence ATGAAAAAAAAAGAATTACTATTTTTTCTGCTTCTGGGCTTTTCAAACATCGTTCTGGCCCAGGGAATTACTTTTGAACAGGGGAGTTTCGAAGAAGCTTTGACAAAAGCCGGAACTGAAAACAAATTACTGTTCGTGGATGTATACACCTCCTGGTGCGGTCCCTGTAAAAAAATGGCAAAGGAAGTTTTCACCCGGAATGAAGTGGGAGATTATTTTAACCGACATTTCATCAACTACAAACAAGACGGAGAAAAAGGGTGCGGCCCGGAATTGATGAAAAAATACAACATCAAAGCGGTTCCAACCTTTCTCTTTTTAGACCCGCAACAAAATCTGGTCTTGACAATAAAAGGATTCCATACGGCTAAAGATTTTCTGAAAGCAGCCTCCAATGTCAATTTCTTTCGCAAATACGGAGGAATGGCTCAAGTTGAAATCTATAAAAAAGGAAACGGTTCCGTCGATTTTTTTAAAGATTACTACGAAATAGCCCCGGAAGAAGAAAAACCCGAAATACTCAATCATTACCTGTCTGCTATGACGGACCAACAACTGATTGACCCGGAAAGCGGTTCGCTTATCGGAAAAATATCTTTATACAACCCCCAGTTATTCCAACGCATTGCCCAAAATATCGCACAACTTCCCCCCACAGCACCCCTGGAATATTTCCCTTACTATATCCAGCCTTTCGAAAACAAAATCGGTACATTTCTCGAAGAAAGCATCCAACAGGGAAAACAAGCAAAATTCCGGGAACTACTGAAAATAAAAAAAATCCTGAACCGGACAAAACCGGTAAAAAACGATATACAATATACACTGATGACAGCCTCTGACGACCTCTTGAATTTATGGTACGATGCCCATAATAAAGTAAATCCGGAAAAATTCAGGAAATCATTGGACCAATATATGTCAACGTTGATTCAGGCCAATCCGACGGACAGCCTACAGGCAAATTGTGAAAATATTGTATTCCGGATCCATCATCCCGATACGTCCTGGATGGGGCAACTGCTACAAAGCCAGATAAACTATCAAGACTTACTGATCTGGACATACCGGCCGATCTCAAATCTGATCGTTGAATGGACCGCTTATTACTGGCGGACATCCCCTTCTGAAAAAGAAGTCCACAAACGTTGTCTCTCCTGGTTAGAATATGCCTGTAAAGCCAATCCTTACAATCCGGAAACCGTCGTCAAAGCAGCACCGTTACTGGTACGCCTGAAAGAAAAAAAAGCAGCCGGCACCTATGTCAGAAAAGTGCTCGGTTCGCTGCAAGCCATCGGTTACGACAACGAAAAAGACTTACGTGAATTGCAGAGCATCCTGGATGATATTGAAAACGATAAATTATAA
- a CDS encoding HdeD family acid-resistance protein, whose translation METVKNYKGTYKYWWLMLIVGILSILCGIWVFKNPVESYFALAVYFCIMFILFGIGEIVNAFSNQHYRNWGWGLAIGILDLVIGFLLLGNLEWAIDILPFAVGFILMFLGIDFIGWSTQMQTLRLPNWGWVLAGGILTLIFSFLIIFHPLFGVFNIIVWTGLAFIFGGVSAIVFSISLK comes from the coding sequence ATGGAAACAGTAAAAAATTACAAAGGTACCTACAAATACTGGTGGTTAATGCTTATCGTCGGTATTCTATCTATTTTATGCGGTATATGGGTTTTTAAAAACCCAGTAGAATCTTACTTCGCACTCGCCGTGTATTTCTGTATCATGTTTATCCTCTTCGGAATAGGCGAAATTGTCAACGCTTTCTCTAATCAGCATTACCGGAATTGGGGTTGGGGGCTGGCAATCGGTATTTTAGACCTGGTTATCGGTTTCCTGTTATTAGGGAACTTGGAATGGGCTATCGATATCCTGCCGTTTGCCGTAGGCTTTATACTCATGTTCCTGGGTATCGATTTTATCGGATGGTCCACTCAAATGCAAACCCTGCGGCTTCCCAACTGGGGCTGGGTACTGGCCGGAGGCATACTGACCCTGATATTCTCCTTCCTGATCATCTTCCATCCCTTATTCGGCGTATTCAATATCATCGTTTGGACGGGATTGGCTTTTATTTTCGGAGGAGTATCCGCTATTGTCTTTTCCATATCCCTTAAATAA
- a CDS encoding RNA polymerase sigma factor, with protein MLIKEKDFEGFADGCEKAFEVIFRQYYKTLVSFSMRYGLEQMEAEDVVIEVIHRIWEIRKEVKSPAALNALFYTSVRNRTVNVVRNLKNRKQIIGKQEKPEESEFRDHLMEEEVSRVLNEAIENLPPQCRQVVMLILAGKTMTEIARQLDISVSSVKTYKSRAIEILKTVFQNYPLLLLWLIFRLE; from the coding sequence ATGTTAATTAAAGAGAAAGATTTTGAAGGATTTGCAGACGGATGTGAGAAAGCATTTGAGGTGATTTTTCGCCAGTATTATAAGACGTTGGTGTCTTTTTCCATGCGTTACGGTTTGGAACAAATGGAAGCTGAGGATGTGGTGATCGAAGTGATACACCGTATCTGGGAAATCCGGAAAGAGGTCAAATCTCCGGCAGCATTAAACGCATTGTTTTATACTTCGGTGCGTAACCGTACAGTCAATGTCGTCCGGAATCTCAAAAACCGGAAACAGATTATCGGGAAACAGGAAAAGCCGGAAGAATCGGAATTCAGGGATCATTTGATGGAGGAAGAGGTAAGCCGTGTGTTGAATGAGGCTATTGAAAATCTGCCGCCCCAATGCCGTCAGGTAGTGATGCTTATATTGGCGGGAAAAACGATGACTGAAATTGCCCGGCAATTGGATATTTCCGTCAGTTCTGTAAAGACGTATAAATCCCGGGCTATTGAAATTTTGAAAACCGTTTTCCAAAATTATCCTCTCTTGTTGTTGTGGCTTATCTTCCGTTTGGAATAA
- a CDS encoding FecR family protein gives MNPIHTYQHIAFLIAKERLNTLEESERKELKLWLSENPVNRSLYEKLKKQNPVPAFRTYQQIQTTQGLQKYRKRYRSHSVRMPVRWISAAAIGLLLIGIGIHLLVRTHPERVQVVNIHPGTSKAILIMADGQVKELEETQKNETIELAGVTLRKSGNEIRYTPVPSDSLAGSRLSGEHNILKTPTGGEYKLILSDGTRVWLNSQTVLRYPVNFTGKERLVYLEGEAYFDVAHNDKCPFIVNTRTEVNIQVLGTAFNVRAYPDEIQIETVLEQGSVKMWQHSSNITLVPGTKGVFNKNNGEFSTEEVNTELYTAWYKGQYVFEEETIENILTRLSRWYDIHVFFADQKARNMVFSGSIRKYETIHQFLQAVEMTGGIRFQVKGNTIIVSSQPI, from the coding sequence ATGAATCCGATACATACATACCAACACATCGCTTTCCTGATTGCAAAAGAACGTTTAAACACACTGGAAGAGTCTGAAAGAAAAGAACTAAAACTATGGTTATCTGAAAATCCGGTCAACCGGAGTTTATACGAAAAACTGAAAAAACAAAATCCGGTTCCGGCTTTCCGGACATATCAGCAAATTCAAACGACACAAGGACTTCAAAAATACCGGAAACGCTATAGGTCACATTCCGTTCGTATGCCCGTCCGGTGGATTTCTGCTGCTGCTATCGGATTATTACTTATCGGCATTGGCATCCATCTGCTTGTACGAACTCACCCGGAACGTGTCCAGGTTGTCAATATACACCCCGGAACTTCCAAAGCGATATTGATCATGGCCGACGGTCAGGTCAAAGAATTGGAAGAGACCCAAAAAAACGAAACCATCGAATTGGCAGGAGTAACCCTCCGGAAATCCGGAAATGAAATCCGCTACACTCCGGTACCAAGCGATAGTCTGGCCGGATCCCGACTTTCCGGAGAGCACAACATACTGAAAACTCCAACAGGCGGAGAATACAAACTGATCCTGTCTGACGGAACCCGGGTATGGTTAAACTCTCAAACTGTTTTACGCTATCCGGTGAACTTTACAGGCAAAGAACGGCTTGTATATCTGGAAGGAGAAGCTTATTTCGATGTTGCACACAATGATAAATGTCCATTCATTGTCAATACACGGACAGAAGTCAATATACAGGTATTGGGAACAGCCTTTAATGTACGGGCCTATCCCGATGAAATCCAAATAGAAACCGTTCTCGAACAAGGCTCTGTAAAAATGTGGCAACACAGCAGCAATATCACATTAGTCCCCGGAACAAAAGGAGTGTTCAATAAAAACAATGGTGAATTCAGTACCGAGGAAGTAAACACCGAACTCTATACAGCTTGGTACAAAGGCCAGTATGTATTCGAAGAAGAAACAATCGAAAACATATTGACCAGACTATCCCGCTGGTACGACATACATGTATTCTTCGCCGACCAAAAGGCCAGAAACATGGTCTTCTCCGGAAGTATACGGAAATACGAAACCATACACCAATTCCTACAGGCCGTCGAAATGACCGGAGGTATACGGTTTCAGGTAAAGGGGAATACCATTATCGTAAGCAGTCAACCCATTTAA
- a CDS encoding retropepsin-like aspartic protease: MKIVKIILLISFIWGYGRTPAQNTGFYQEIPYETIRNKIIIQADVEGIKGKYLFDTGAPVCITHSRMKKGPEKKAIRQMVKDAHNNDAEYRLVMLDSIQLGNIGFGKIQALVFDEGNPLEHFGIDGIVGSSLFPDIVIRLDPRRKILVLASDTGSMELNPQYAIDMEKDQQNIPYIVIDFKNGLQEEVMFDTGTSAFYEMNEPIYHQLATAQGIVTKSKGFGASAMGVNGMEKAENKYRVQIDNLYVGAGKFKNVVTETVNASSSRIGTGLLKYGSVTLDFPDNKFYFTPDVTTTVDLNHKDWNVNVIVSGDSLIAGCIWQSMEGRLQAGEKVVAINGKRYDKIDPGEALTSLVWMEGEEAEITVIDKEGREKTVTIRKE, encoded by the coding sequence ATGAAAATAGTAAAAATTATTCTTTTGATATCTTTCATCTGGGGATACGGCCGCACCCCGGCCCAGAACACCGGATTTTATCAGGAAATTCCTTACGAAACAATAAGAAATAAAATTATCATACAGGCCGATGTAGAAGGAATAAAAGGGAAATACCTATTCGACACCGGTGCGCCCGTATGTATCACCCATTCGAGAATGAAAAAAGGACCGGAAAAAAAAGCAATCCGGCAAATGGTAAAAGATGCCCATAACAATGATGCAGAATACCGGCTGGTCATGCTGGATTCCATACAATTGGGAAATATCGGTTTCGGAAAAATACAGGCCCTGGTTTTTGACGAAGGTAACCCGTTGGAACATTTCGGTATCGACGGTATCGTCGGCAGTTCTCTCTTTCCCGATATCGTCATCCGGCTTGATCCCCGGCGGAAAATACTGGTATTGGCTTCAGATACCGGCAGCATGGAACTGAATCCGCAATATGCGATAGACATGGAAAAAGATCAGCAGAACATTCCGTATATCGTCATCGATTTTAAAAACGGATTGCAAGAAGAAGTAATGTTTGATACCGGTACGTCAGCATTTTATGAAATGAACGAACCCATTTATCATCAACTGGCCACAGCACAAGGCATTGTCACAAAAAGCAAAGGATTCGGTGCCTCGGCTATGGGTGTTAACGGAATGGAAAAAGCAGAAAACAAATACCGGGTGCAGATAGACAACCTGTATGTCGGCGCAGGAAAATTCAAAAATGTAGTCACAGAAACCGTAAATGCATCCAGTTCACGTATCGGTACCGGCCTGTTGAAATACGGCAGTGTTACCCTGGATTTTCCCGACAATAAATTCTATTTTACCCCTGACGTTACAACAACCGTAGACCTGAATCACAAAGACTGGAATGTAAATGTCATTGTTTCCGGCGACAGCCTTATAGCAGGATGTATATGGCAAAGCATGGAAGGCCGTTTACAAGCAGGAGAAAAAGTCGTGGCCATCAATGGAAAACGGTATGACAAAATAGATCCCGGCGAAGCTTTAACCTCCTTGGTCTGGATGGAAGGCGAAGAAGCCGAAATTACCGTAATAGATAAAGAAGGCCGGGAAAAAACGGTGACGATCCGGAAAGAATAG
- the ispE gene encoding 4-(cytidine 5'-diphospho)-2-C-methyl-D-erythritol kinase: MIVYPNAKINIGLSVIGKREDGFHNLETVLYPLPGLRDILEINRSGGAKGVCEFENTGLSIDCEEEKNLVVRAYKLLAAPFDLPGVNISLHKVIPYAAGLGGGSSDAAFTLNALNEYFELKIPERNLLNYAARLGSDCAFFIRNRPAFAGGKGELLEDIDLVLEDYEVMVVKPDCAVSTKEAYAGITPREAMYDLHDLNNLPLDNWKERVKNDFEETIFKKYPEIERIKNELYAQGAVYASMTGSGSGVFGIFPRGSEVKAEPMRAEFTWKEDKLKEE; the protein is encoded by the coding sequence ATGATTGTATATCCAAATGCCAAAATTAATATCGGCTTGTCTGTGATCGGTAAACGTGAAGATGGTTTCCATAATCTGGAAACGGTGTTATATCCGTTGCCCGGATTGAGAGATATTCTTGAGATTAACCGTTCCGGAGGAGCCAAAGGAGTATGTGAATTTGAGAATACGGGTTTGTCTATCGACTGTGAGGAGGAGAAAAATCTGGTTGTGCGTGCATATAAACTTTTGGCGGCACCTTTTGATTTGCCGGGAGTGAATATCAGCCTGCATAAAGTGATTCCTTATGCGGCCGGCTTGGGAGGAGGTTCTTCAGATGCAGCTTTTACACTGAATGCTTTAAATGAGTATTTCGAATTGAAAATCCCGGAACGGAATTTATTGAATTATGCCGCCCGTTTGGGGAGCGATTGTGCTTTTTTTATCCGGAATCGGCCGGCATTTGCAGGAGGTAAGGGGGAATTACTGGAAGATATAGATTTGGTTTTGGAAGACTATGAAGTAATGGTGGTGAAACCGGACTGTGCCGTATCCACGAAAGAGGCTTACGCTGGGATTACGCCGCGTGAGGCGATGTACGATCTGCACGATTTGAATAATTTACCATTGGATAATTGGAAGGAGCGGGTGAAAAATGATTTTGAAGAAACGATTTTCAAAAAATATCCGGAAATCGAACGGATCAAAAACGAACTGTATGCACAAGGGGCCGTCTATGCTTCGATGACCGGAAGCGGTTCCGGAGTATTCGGTATTTTCCCGCGGGGATCGGAAGTAAAAGCAGAACCTATGCGGGCAGAGTTTACCTGGAAAGAGGATAAATTGAAAGAAGAATAA
- a CDS encoding SusC/RagA family TonB-linked outer membrane protein, translating into MNTTLSSYIFRKALSSVILCLILLSLSGTWGKASAQSDIRINLSLKNTDLKTILKEIKAQTQFDFLYNAGEINDKTRISSLLLQNADIETTLQTCLKPLGINYVIQDKIIVLQKQPAPSGQQVRTLQGIVVDKSRLPLPGVTVKLKGTILGTSTDSEGMFFLTIPVTKETPELLFSFVGMQTTSYNVVDDKEIRIVMHESLEALEEVIVTGMEVIKKERMTGSATVVTAKDLQMQGVTSLDRIFEGRIAGLNSTTLSGAPGRRAKITIRGENNLSGNTEPLWVVDGLPLISGVPKNNTGNYANTIMQDGVGNIMPEDIESISILKNASAAAIYGARAANGVIVITTKKGFRSKTLINYSGTYNVSIAPRNRLDFMNSSEKLWYEQSIIDNFGLGRADFAGRGGYLFKRNAQGYLSSADYNKQLQQLSSTNTDWFDVLFRTAHSQSHNISLRGGSEELTYYTSVNFQQQNGILRSNQYQNAGVLVKLEYRPTEKLIFALNLSANTRKNEDHASAVNPFTYAVFANPYEKPYNEDGSYASDLSYLPNNYTTETASGYLYDRFNILRELTETRTTQTGLDAEFTFNVRYEVIPGLNLQSIIRKGISYNTEMKAVNAGTYTSWANEKLGRDIFKEGPLPNQYDNGELSENSGRNHNWSLRNQIDYSIALKENHLFSILLANEVISKKFNNFGYTSPIYYADYRITGLPSFDSRIDYETLRNSLGSLFNTSDGQDRSVSFLGTFRYSYKDRYVASFSWRADGADMIGDAQRFAPLWSVGMRYNLHKEKFFRNRIVNELALRASFGYTGNIDRSAYPFSMMGLGSNLYMGDHYVKTLTFPNPDIRWEKKKDRNLGIDISLFDNRINFTADYYFNRTTDVLEDLEVPSSTGRTIVRANGGIVENTGLEMYLNVRWINTNDFIFSTSVNIARNKNVIKKSRYSYSSYQEVINAERVRGGVLNIIGKETGSIFGWQFAGVNPVSGNPRYTLTKAGKTKFGEMLANWNNLSPEERERYQVMITSFDAIPGVADFFRDQWIQPGCMMPSMQYLGRTNPKYVGGFSTYFKYKGLEFTTDWTFKTGHLIPDFNDYQNAPNRGSDLRASSTNRERRYLYYWKGEGDITDIPRFVSPNADYWASLVTSDKYSKGDYLRMTNLSISYRFRPESLKALKLKNLLLGFNARNLLTFTRYRGLDVGSEGAFTYPASREFNLKLTLGF; encoded by the coding sequence ATGAACACCACATTGTCAAGCTATATTTTCCGGAAAGCATTGTCTTCTGTTATTTTATGTCTGATCCTCCTTTCATTATCCGGAACTTGGGGCAAAGCTTCTGCACAATCGGACATCAGAATAAATCTTTCCCTGAAAAATACAGACCTCAAAACCATTCTGAAAGAAATCAAAGCCCAAACGCAATTTGACTTTCTCTACAATGCCGGGGAGATCAACGATAAAACCCGGATATCCTCTCTTCTTCTTCAGAATGCAGACATCGAGACTACGTTACAAACCTGTCTTAAACCGCTGGGTATAAACTACGTCATACAAGATAAAATCATTGTTCTTCAAAAACAGCCGGCACCCTCCGGCCAACAAGTCCGCACACTGCAAGGTATTGTTGTCGACAAATCACGCCTTCCCTTACCCGGTGTCACGGTCAAGTTAAAAGGGACGATACTGGGTACGTCTACCGACAGCGAAGGTATGTTTTTTTTGACGATCCCCGTCACAAAAGAAACTCCGGAGCTTCTCTTTTCCTTTGTCGGTATGCAAACGACAAGTTATAACGTCGTGGATGACAAAGAAATCCGCATCGTTATGCATGAAAGTTTAGAAGCCTTAGAAGAGGTTATCGTCACCGGTATGGAAGTCATCAAAAAAGAACGTATGACAGGAAGTGCTACCGTTGTTACCGCCAAAGATTTGCAAATGCAGGGAGTAACTTCTCTCGACCGGATATTTGAGGGAAGAATAGCAGGACTGAACAGTACGACCCTTTCCGGAGCGCCGGGGAGACGGGCCAAAATTACCATCCGGGGAGAAAACAACCTGAGCGGCAACACCGAACCCTTATGGGTCGTCGACGGCTTGCCTTTAATAAGCGGTGTCCCCAAAAATAATACCGGGAATTATGCCAACACCATTATGCAGGACGGCGTCGGCAACATCATGCCCGAAGATATCGAATCCATCAGTATCCTGAAAAACGCCTCTGCGGCAGCTATTTACGGCGCCCGTGCCGCCAACGGAGTGATCGTCATCACAACCAAAAAAGGATTCCGCTCGAAAACCCTTATCAATTACAGCGGAACTTACAACGTCAGTATTGCTCCACGCAACCGGCTGGATTTTATGAACAGCAGTGAAAAACTGTGGTACGAACAGTCTATCATCGACAATTTCGGTCTCGGCAGAGCCGATTTTGCCGGCAGAGGAGGATACCTCTTCAAAAGAAATGCCCAGGGATACCTCTCTTCGGCTGACTACAACAAGCAATTACAACAACTATCCAGCACGAACACAGACTGGTTCGACGTGCTGTTCCGCACGGCTCATTCGCAATCCCACAACATCAGTCTGCGGGGAGGCAGCGAAGAACTGACCTACTACACTTCTGTGAATTTTCAGCAACAAAACGGTATTCTGCGTTCCAATCAATATCAGAACGCCGGAGTATTGGTAAAACTCGAATACCGCCCGACGGAAAAACTGATCTTTGCTTTAAACCTATCGGCCAACACCCGGAAAAACGAAGATCATGCCTCTGCCGTCAACCCCTTTACCTATGCTGTATTTGCCAATCCTTACGAAAAACCTTATAACGAAGACGGCAGCTATGCCTCCGACCTGAGTTATCTGCCCAATAATTACACCACCGAAACAGCCTCCGGCTACCTGTACGACCGGTTCAATATACTCCGCGAACTGACAGAAACCCGGACAACCCAAACCGGACTGGATGCAGAATTTACCTTCAATGTGCGCTACGAAGTCATTCCGGGATTGAATCTCCAGTCTATTATTCGTAAAGGTATAAGTTATAACACTGAAATGAAAGCCGTCAATGCCGGAACCTATACCTCCTGGGCCAATGAAAAACTGGGCCGTGATATTTTCAAGGAAGGTCCTCTTCCCAATCAATACGACAACGGCGAATTGAGTGAGAATTCCGGACGAAATCACAACTGGTCGCTTCGCAATCAAATCGACTACTCTATAGCCCTCAAAGAAAACCACCTGTTCAGCATACTGCTGGCCAACGAAGTAATATCCAAAAAATTCAATAATTTCGGCTATACCTCCCCCATCTATTATGCGGATTATCGCATTACGGGATTACCTTCATTCGATTCCCGGATCGATTACGAAACCCTGCGAAACAGCCTGGGAAGCCTGTTCAATACTTCGGACGGACAGGACCGCAGCGTTTCCTTTCTGGGTACATTCCGTTACAGCTACAAAGACCGTTACGTAGCCAGTTTCAGCTGGCGGGCTGACGGAGCCGATATGATCGGTGACGCCCAGCGTTTTGCACCATTGTGGTCGGTCGGCATGCGCTACAACCTGCACAAAGAAAAATTCTTCCGCAATCGCATCGTCAACGAACTGGCTCTTCGGGCTTCATTCGGCTACACCGGAAATATCGACCGCTCTGCTTATCCCTTTTCAATGATGGGACTGGGAAGCAATCTGTATATGGGCGACCACTATGTCAAGACACTGACATTTCCCAATCCCGATATCCGGTGGGAAAAAAAGAAAGACCGGAATCTGGGCATTGACATTTCACTGTTCGACAACCGTATCAATTTCACTGCCGACTATTATTTCAACCGGACAACAGATGTACTTGAAGATCTGGAAGTACCGTCCTCCACCGGCCGGACAATCGTCAGAGCCAATGGTGGTATTGTCGAAAATACAGGGCTGGAAATGTACCTGAACGTCAGATGGATCAATACCAACGATTTCATTTTCAGTACTTCCGTAAATATAGCCCGCAATAAAAATGTAATCAAAAAATCCCGTTACAGCTATTCTTCCTACCAGGAAGTGATCAACGCGGAACGAGTAAGAGGCGGAGTACTGAATATCATCGGGAAAGAAACAGGCAGCATATTCGGCTGGCAGTTTGCCGGTGTCAATCCGGTGAGCGGAAATCCCCGCTACACCCTGACAAAAGCCGGAAAAACAAAATTCGGAGAAATGCTGGCCAACTGGAACAACTTATCGCCGGAAGAAAGAGAACGGTATCAGGTTATGATTACTTCCTTCGATGCCATCCCGGGGGTCGCCGATTTTTTCAGAGACCAATGGATACAACCGGGCTGCATGATGCCTTCCATGCAATACCTGGGACGTACCAATCCGAAATACGTCGGAGGATTCAGTACTTATTTCAAATACAAAGGTCTGGAATTTACCACCGACTGGACATTTAAAACCGGACACCTGATTCCCGATTTCAACGATTACCAAAATGCACCCAACCGGGGCAGCGACCTGCGGGCCTCCTCTACCAACCGAGAAAGACGTTATCTTTACTACTGGAAAGGAGAAGGTGATATCACTGATATACCCCGCTTTGTATCGCCGAATGCCGACTATTGGGCCAGTCTTGTCACTTCCGACAAGTATTCGAAAGGCGACTACCTGCGTATGACCAATCTTTCCATCAGCTACCGCTTTCGGCCCGAATCGCTGAAAGCACTGAAATTAAAAAACCTGTTGTTGGGATTCAATGCACGTAATTTATTGACTTTTACCCGCTACCGGGGGCTGGATGTCGGTTCTGAGGGAGCCTTCACCTATCCTGCCTCCAGGGAATTCAACCTTAAACTGACACTCGGATTTTAA
- a CDS encoding RagB/SusD family nutrient uptake outer membrane protein, which produces MKTQMINRSHIVIACLCGILFMSSCEKFLELHPRDKKVVSTIEDYRAILASYMSLLKTPNRNQDAVFGIYFNYPYFDMAKYLGIYTGETVLNRNSFFYYDKNTGTYTAEGLQLLTWMNTDPYCWNRYYRFIGSLNLLISGVRTAQGNDEDWRNRILGEGLVWRAFSFYKLLQYYSPYKNNQYGIPVYLDPAKDIGNAMPPRKTQQEVFAQILNDCREALILLEKTPSSDWNCAWREDFINAMMASIYMWKAMSGAAEDTDWNNAEKCAAIAMKGRSLTQSSNILRQMFDCREVTTASDMISDEFYFRILDGNNGQIFNFPYAYYQAELVDGNASNQYYTLFKANDIRKDIYFTANGLQSDKYNLLGLGNGIITSARGGSLMLFRLAEMYLIKAEALLRQGKTGEARKTLEEFKSARYDGNFDLPGDTDGILQEILNERSREFYMENDFRWLDMKRLGISIKRTIGRNTYTLAPDDFRYSFPIPAKEIELNRNIVQNPGWENVQLD; this is translated from the coding sequence ATGAAAACACAAATGATAAACCGAAGCCATATTGTCATTGCCTGCCTGTGCGGCATATTGTTTATGAGCTCCTGCGAAAAGTTTCTGGAACTGCATCCCCGGGATAAAAAAGTAGTGAGTACAATTGAAGATTACCGGGCTATCCTGGCCAGTTACATGAGCCTGCTGAAAACGCCCAACCGGAACCAGGATGCGGTATTCGGCATCTATTTCAACTACCCTTATTTCGACATGGCCAAATACCTGGGGATCTATACGGGCGAAACGGTGTTAAACCGCAACTCCTTTTTTTACTATGATAAAAATACAGGTACTTATACCGCCGAAGGATTGCAATTACTCACCTGGATGAATACCGACCCCTATTGCTGGAACCGATACTACCGGTTTATCGGTTCGCTCAATCTGCTGATCTCCGGTGTCCGTACTGCTCAGGGAAATGACGAAGACTGGAGAAACCGCATATTGGGAGAAGGGCTCGTATGGCGGGCCTTTTCATTCTACAAGCTGCTGCAATATTATTCACCTTACAAAAACAACCAATACGGCATACCGGTTTATCTCGACCCGGCTAAAGATATCGGAAACGCTATGCCTCCCCGCAAAACCCAACAGGAAGTATTTGCCCAGATACTGAACGATTGCCGGGAAGCCCTGATTTTACTGGAAAAAACTCCGAGCTCCGACTGGAATTGTGCCTGGCGTGAAGATTTTATCAACGCCATGATGGCCAGTATCTACATGTGGAAAGCAATGTCCGGAGCAGCCGAGGACACCGATTGGAATAACGCTGAAAAATGTGCAGCAATAGCCATGAAAGGCCGCTCTTTGACTCAATCTTCAAACATACTGCGCCAAATGTTCGACTGCCGGGAAGTTACGACAGCCTCCGACATGATAAGCGATGAATTCTATTTCCGGATACTGGACGGTAACAACGGGCAAATTTTTAATTTTCCATACGCTTACTACCAAGCCGAATTAGTAGACGGAAACGCCAGTAACCAATATTACACCCTTTTCAAAGCCAACGATATCCGCAAAGACATCTATTTCACTGCAAACGGATTGCAAAGCGACAAATACAACCTGCTGGGTCTGGGAAACGGTATCATCACTTCGGCCAGAGGCGGAAGTCTGATGTTATTCCGCCTGGCTGAAATGTACCTGATCAAAGCTGAAGCTCTCCTACGTCAAGGCAAGACCGGAGAAGCCCGGAAAACATTGGAAGAATTCAAATCAGCCCGCTACGACGGCAACTTCGATCTGCCCGGCGATACGGACGGAATATTACAGGAGATACTGAACGAACGAAGCCGCGAATTCTATATGGAAAACGATTTTCGCTGGTTGGACATGAAGCGACTGGGAATCAGTATAAAACGAACCATCGGCCGGAATACCTATACGCTGGCTCCCGATGATTTCCGCTACTCCTTTCCGATTCCGGCCAAAGAGATCGAACTGAACAGAAATATCGTGCAAAACCCCGGATGGGAAAACGTCCAACTGGATTAA